A genomic segment from Corylus avellana chromosome ca5, CavTom2PMs-1.0 encodes:
- the LOC132180571 gene encoding uncharacterized protein LOC132180571 isoform X1, with protein MATLAAAAARQAATLTRLSSPKTSAQAANLIHRRGLAGAADHHGPPRINFWQDPMSPSKWKEEHFVIVSLSGWGLLIFGGYKFFTGGKGKKEEKVAEASH; from the exons ATGGCTACTCTAGCGGCGGCTGCAGCTCGTCAAGCCGCGACTCTAACCCGGCTCTCCTCTCCCAAAACATCGGCTCAAGCCGCCAATCTCATTCACCGGCGCGGCCTCGCCGGGGCTGCTG ATCACCATGGTCCGCCTAGAATTAATTTTTGGCAAGACCCAATGAGCCCATCTAAGTGGAAGGAAGAGCAT TTTGTGATTGTCTCTCTGTCAGGATGGGGCCTACTGATCTTTGGGGGCTACAAATTCTTTACAGGGGGCAAGGGCAAGAAGGAAGAG AAAGTGGCTGAAGCATCACACTGA